One window of the Tissierella sp. genome contains the following:
- a CDS encoding UvrD-helicase domain-containing protein, producing MKIIDFLSGKTTQQIEELNQRITSISHEKDMLNDTISSLKAQYDNIKTQKHQLITEKRNIEGELKVTTEEYEQLQLTIKNLNKEIDKYKKANNQLLERSHLLTNYEERFGNIAMPNESNVDGEVTEYDRDKSFFDILAKQKGNSFSSDQVKAIRYPCTKHMRLIAGAGSGKTETICAKAAYLVNMDGVDESKICMITFTRDAAKEMGDRIHEFLGKEKSNIMIGTFHSVFIRLLNTLTKQYPALKSFGIYGDNPVEGEKKYSRTLSKLITKHQLHNFNKFNDKNIQERISYWKNMSYTQDEMVEYVANHFDQILSDKEIKLSEKFRAMMKEFESIRKENNIAVYDDYLLNLYNVLKENDEARNYLQEKFEYIFIDEFQDTNLLQVNIMKLLCPPDNSTKCKLIIVGDDDQSIYMFRASDPIYIKNFNKEYETETFELMTNYRSKSDIVKSANRLISHNKHDRIEKSMTAFHDNDGETYMVVIDDNCKEAEWVIDKAQELGKDKYFEFKEDDKVIRSESPNYTISVVIYRSVGQLQGMIRTLDSRDIQYVIENKDDILGIFNIKGFRNAFDTWQKLIDEIEPEQELKAWKSVFYNIASNYYIKSNIINNYIEADEITDLNSLIDGFGKLIAENVKSFNNTDCINPYFKFIHHIKQKKTVKITHLLNNLFEFPKIKSELSKEDLDYIYKECESYNDMEKLCGYYRRLDEKKKEMSKKLELYKEKKWNALYLLTIHRSKGLAFDNVFVIGCYDKGIPAYQAVNLSSINNMEECKQKAEPPTIIEEERRLMYVAVTRARKNLYVTLPATLQGKPCARSPFLKELELPILKIDE from the coding sequence ATGAAAATAATAGATTTCCTTTCTGGAAAGACGACACAACAAATTGAAGAATTGAATCAAAGGATAACCAGTATTTCACATGAGAAAGATATGCTTAATGATACTATATCTTCATTAAAGGCACAATATGACAATATTAAAACTCAAAAGCACCAACTGATAACTGAAAAAAGAAATATAGAAGGTGAATTGAAAGTTACTACGGAAGAATATGAGCAGTTACAGTTGACTATAAAGAATTTAAATAAAGAAATTGATAAGTATAAAAAAGCAAACAACCAATTATTAGAGAGATCTCATTTGCTCACAAATTATGAAGAAAGATTTGGAAATATAGCTATGCCAAACGAATCAAATGTGGATGGAGAAGTAACAGAGTATGATAGGGATAAAAGTTTTTTTGATATACTTGCAAAGCAGAAGGGAAATTCATTTAGCTCTGACCAAGTTAAGGCAATTAGATATCCATGTACCAAACATATGAGATTAATTGCTGGAGCTGGTAGCGGTAAAACTGAAACAATATGTGCAAAAGCAGCATATTTAGTAAATATGGATGGTGTTGATGAATCTAAAATATGCATGATTACTTTTACAAGAGATGCTGCAAAAGAAATGGGGGATCGAATTCATGAGTTCCTTGGTAAAGAAAAATCAAATATTATGATCGGTACTTTCCATAGCGTATTTATAAGATTGCTTAATACATTAACTAAACAATATCCTGCATTAAAGAGCTTTGGTATATATGGTGATAATCCTGTAGAAGGAGAAAAGAAATACAGTAGAACTCTTAGCAAACTAATTACTAAACACCAGTTGCATAATTTTAATAAATTCAATGATAAAAATATACAGGAGAGAATTTCATATTGGAAAAACATGAGTTATACCCAAGACGAAATGGTTGAATATGTTGCAAATCATTTTGACCAGATATTATCTGATAAAGAAATAAAGCTGAGTGAAAAGTTTCGTGCAATGATGAAAGAGTTCGAATCAATTAGAAAGGAAAATAACATAGCTGTTTATGATGATTATTTGTTGAACTTATATAATGTACTTAAAGAAAATGATGAAGCAAGAAATTATTTACAAGAAAAATTTGAGTATATCTTTATTGATGAATTCCAAGATACTAATTTACTTCAAGTTAATATTATGAAGCTTCTATGTCCACCAGATAACAGTACAAAGTGTAAGTTAATTATTGTAGGGGATGATGATCAGAGTATATATATGTTTAGAGCTTCTGATCCAATCTATATAAAGAATTTTAATAAAGAATATGAAACTGAAACTTTTGAGTTGATGACAAACTACCGCTCAAAGTCGGATATTGTAAAATCGGCAAATAGACTTATATCCCACAATAAGCACGACAGAATAGAAAAATCTATGACAGCTTTTCATGATAATGACGGAGAAACCTATATGGTAGTTATTGATGATAATTGTAAAGAAGCAGAATGGGTTATTGATAAAGCCCAAGAACTTGGAAAAGATAAGTATTTTGAATTCAAAGAAGATGATAAGGTAATAAGATCTGAATCTCCAAATTATACAATCAGTGTTGTAATATATCGGTCAGTTGGACAACTACAAGGTATGATTAGGACACTGGACTCAAGAGACATCCAGTATGTCATTGAGAATAAAGATGACATATTAGGTATCTTTAATATAAAAGGGTTTAGAAATGCTTTTGACACATGGCAAAAGCTAATTGATGAAATAGAGCCAGAGCAGGAGCTAAAGGCTTGGAAGTCAGTATTTTATAACATAGCATCCAATTATTATATTAAGTCTAATATAATAAATAATTATATAGAAGCAGATGAAATAACTGATTTGAATAGTCTTATTGACGGTTTCGGTAAGTTAATTGCTGAGAATGTAAAATCTTTCAATAATACAGATTGTATCAATCCTTATTTTAAATTTATACATCATATAAAGCAAAAGAAAACTGTTAAGATTACACACCTACTTAATAATTTATTTGAGTTTCCTAAAATAAAGTCCGAGTTATCAAAAGAAGATTTAGACTATATCTATAAAGAATGTGAAAGTTATAATGACATGGAAAAATTATGCGGTTACTACAGAAGGCTTGATGAAAAGAAAAAAGAGATGAGCAAGAAATTAGAACTATATAAAGAAAAAAAGTGGAATGCTTTATACCTTCTAACCATACATAGGAGTAAAGGTCTCGCCTTTGACAATGTATTTGTTATTGGATGCTATGATAAGGGCATTCCAGCATATCAAGCAGTTAATCTTAGTTCTATAAATAATATGGAAGAGTGTAAGCAAAAAGCAGAACCTCCGACAATTATTGAGGAAGAAAGAAGATTAATGTATGTTGCAGTGACAAGGGCGAGAAAAAACTTATATGTTACTTTGCCAGCAACACTGCAAGGGAAACCTTGTGCTCGATCACCATTTTTAAAAGAATTAGAACTACCTATTTTAAAAATAGATGAGTAA
- a CDS encoding phage tail spike protein yields MQIPKNIKITNVTGKTVAFLSPKADGLKDVYPDVRLNGESTLEFSLPATSEKINEITPECEIHAGNKVYIIRKDEAMDIVRDDKNTLWTKVMAVEKWYELDTDYVEPSISNDPTARPPADLAVIIVGGGSNLSGGRYPVGTAAHALYAILQGTGWTLGTVDVDGIRDIESEKESRLGLIKKVQEIWGGYLLFDSVNKIVHLRDAGKWQNYTGFQVRYKKNLKHITRTQSNKIVTKLYSFGHDDLDIAAVNGGIKYITNNSYTSREYVGIYKNQDIYNQSELLEKAQAELSLICRPRYLYKVQLVDIRVLPEYSHENYSLGDMIDIIDPDIAPDSPRPRIIRHKYNLFKPWECELDIGDPEERLIEQLKASFGTTQFIDGKFNGNGKFSGHSIEDLTIGTNHIQKLSITSDKIANLAIKSNHIENLSITSDKIANLAISGAKIDNLAITNSHIANLTITGGKIANATITTAKIEELIVGTNVTMGPNAYISWGNVNGKPNDLAYLDDIPYVPGYIKSTYIDSTRIESPNIIGGTITGGRIISDSTIDVTTNANIGKNLYMNATTFDQGIFFNTWDETSLTVLDPNGGILVRGGLEVSGAAYDSFETADGKIVYVSGGIITLIN; encoded by the coding sequence ATGCAAATACCTAAAAATATAAAAATAACTAATGTTACTGGCAAAACAGTAGCTTTTTTATCGCCTAAAGCTGACGGCCTTAAAGATGTTTATCCTGATGTTAGACTTAATGGAGAATCTACTCTTGAATTTTCCTTGCCTGCTACTTCTGAAAAAATAAATGAAATTACTCCTGAATGTGAAATACATGCTGGTAATAAAGTTTATATCATTCGTAAAGATGAAGCTATGGATATTGTTAGGGATGATAAAAATACACTCTGGACTAAAGTTATGGCAGTTGAGAAATGGTATGAACTTGACACAGATTATGTTGAACCTTCTATATCCAATGACCCTACCGCACGCCCTCCTGCTGATTTGGCTGTAATAATCGTTGGTGGCGGCTCTAACTTATCTGGTGGTCGTTACCCTGTTGGGACTGCTGCCCATGCTTTATACGCAATTCTACAAGGTACTGGATGGACTTTGGGTACTGTTGATGTAGATGGTATAAGAGATATTGAATCTGAAAAAGAAAGCCGATTAGGACTTATTAAAAAGGTACAAGAGATATGGGGTGGCTATCTTCTATTTGATAGTGTAAATAAAATTGTCCATTTGAGGGATGCTGGCAAGTGGCAAAATTATACTGGATTCCAAGTTAGATATAAAAAGAACTTAAAGCATATTACCAGAACTCAATCAAATAAGATTGTAACTAAACTCTACTCCTTTGGTCATGATGATTTGGATATAGCTGCAGTAAATGGTGGTATTAAATATATAACCAACAATAGTTATACATCTAGGGAATATGTAGGAATCTATAAGAATCAAGATATATACAATCAATCTGAACTGTTGGAAAAGGCCCAAGCTGAATTATCATTAATTTGTAGACCTAGATATTTATACAAGGTACAGTTAGTTGATATTCGTGTTCTTCCTGAATATTCTCATGAGAATTACTCCCTTGGGGATATGATTGATATTATTGACCCAGATATTGCTCCTGATAGCCCTAGACCTCGTATTATTAGACATAAATATAACTTGTTTAAGCCTTGGGAATGCGAACTAGATATTGGGGATCCTGAGGAAAGATTAATTGAACAATTGAAAGCTTCGTTTGGTACTACCCAATTTATTGATGGGAAATTCAATGGCAACGGTAAGTTCAGTGGACACAGTATTGAGGATTTAACTATTGGTACCAATCATATTCAAAAGCTTTCTATAACTTCTGATAAGATTGCTAATTTAGCTATTAAGAGCAATCACATTGAAAATTTGTCCATAACTTCAGATAAGATTGCCAACCTAGCTATTAGTGGTGCAAAAATTGATAACCTTGCTATTACCAATAGTCATATTGCTAACTTGACTATCACTGGTGGTAAGATTGCGAATGCTACGATTACTACCGCTAAAATAGAAGAATTAATTGTAGGCACTAATGTTACTATGGGGCCTAATGCTTACATTAGTTGGGGTAATGTTAATGGAAAGCCTAATGACTTAGCTTATTTAGATGATATCCCTTATGTACCTGGATATATTAAATCTACTTATATTGATTCTACTAGGATTGAAAGTCCTAATATTATTGGTGGAACAATTACTGGAGGTAGAATTATTTCTGATTCTACTATTGATGTTACTACTAATGCAAATATTGGAAAAAATCTTTACATGAATGCAACCACTTTTGACCAGGGAATTTTCTTTAACACATGGGATGAAACAAGTTTGACTGTACTGGATCCTAACGGTGGAATACTTGTTAGGGGAGGACTTGAGGTTAGTGGTGCAGCTTATGATTCCTTTGAAACCGCAGATGGGAAAATTGTATATGTATCGGGTGGTATTATAACACTAATTAATTAA
- a CDS encoding distal tail protein Dit: protein MANYNSNRIYNKKLTDGGANYNSGPFTIIILDNGSGIDDIKDILANIDILDTAISDELISLVATIDILDNSTSSDDAISIINNLNVSDSAIGNELLSIMANLNVSDSGIGNDSDISIAGAFFVIDSNNILHPLGVLVTNDSRFELLPSTRDNTEEIPGRHGELDFGTEFKARPLELHVVTKEGYSPLEKSHLQRLFANYLNPTKGYKTLIFSDDVEKTYMVKYSGKIDITNHPTWFQFVLPFKMSNPFIIGSFEKSLIGSGSLINEGTFETGLIIEISGPTTNPTLTIGGKSLSYTGTIPSGQKLIIDTEKQTAKIGSTNAMANYNEAFPLLFPGETSVTAPSNVTIKWRDKWI from the coding sequence ATGGCAAATTACAATTCAAATCGAATATACAATAAAAAACTTACTGATGGTGGAGCAAATTATAATTCTGGGCCTTTTACGATTATTATTTTAGACAATGGCTCTGGGATTGATGATATTAAAGATATATTAGCAAATATTGATATTTTAGATACCGCTATCTCTGATGAATTAATATCCTTAGTCGCTACTATCGATATATTAGACAACTCTACCTCATCAGATGATGCAATTTCAATTATAAACAATCTAAATGTATCAGATTCTGCTATAGGAAATGAATTATTATCTATAATGGCAAATTTGAATGTTTCAGATTCTGGTATTGGTAATGATTCTGATATTAGTATTGCTGGTGCTTTCTTTGTTATTGATTCAAACAATATACTCCATCCGTTAGGTGTATTGGTCACTAATGATAGCAGATTCGAACTCCTTCCTTCTACTAGAGATAATACAGAAGAAATACCTGGTAGACATGGGGAGTTAGATTTTGGAACTGAATTCAAGGCTAGACCATTGGAACTTCATGTTGTTACAAAAGAGGGTTATTCCCCGCTTGAAAAGTCACATCTACAACGGTTATTCGCTAATTACCTCAATCCTACTAAAGGTTATAAAACACTAATATTTTCTGATGATGTAGAAAAAACCTATATGGTAAAGTATTCAGGCAAAATTGATATAACTAATCATCCTACTTGGTTCCAATTTGTATTACCATTCAAAATGAGTAATCCATTTATTATTGGAAGTTTTGAAAAATCTTTAATTGGTAGTGGTTCCCTTATCAATGAAGGTACTTTTGAAACTGGATTAATTATTGAAATATCAGGCCCTACTACTAACCCTACACTAACTATTGGTGGTAAATCTTTATCCTATACTGGAACTATTCCTAGTGGGCAGAAATTAATCATTGATACCGAAAAACAAACTGCAAAGATTGGCTCTACTAATGCTATGGCTAATTATAATGAAGCTTTTCCCCTACTCTTTCCTGGAGAAACTTCTGTAACTGCACCTAGTAATGTAACGATAAAATGGCGTGACAAATGGATATAA
- a CDS encoding YjzC family protein, whose product MSKGNNLKPGQKVPASGQYEVVGPRGGKTGKEVTSVKGESLPPTQKPGQKYNLVDPTKNKSGKL is encoded by the coding sequence ATGAGTAAAGGGAATAATCTTAAACCAGGTCAAAAAGTTCCAGCCTCAGGACAGTATGAGGTAGTAGGACCTCGTGGAGGGAAAACAGGAAAAGAAGTTACTTCTGTAAAAGGTGAATCATTGCCTCCAACACAAAAGCCAGGCCAAAAATACAATTTGGTTGACCCTACTAAAAATAAGTCTGGAAAACTTTAA
- a CDS encoding phage holin, LLH family, whose amino-acid sequence MNGEAIVSIGTIVFALIGAFITYTVRPYINANTTEKQRDNVVFWVKVGVSAAEQMKNAGILNIPKKEYVIEFLNGKSIDIDLIQLDALIEAAVFELNKNKTK is encoded by the coding sequence ATGAATGGTGAAGCTATTGTAAGTATAGGAACTATTGTATTTGCTTTAATAGGTGCTTTCATAACTTATACTGTAAGGCCTTATATCAACGCTAATACTACTGAAAAACAAAGGGATAATGTTGTTTTTTGGGTTAAAGTTGGAGTTAGTGCGGCCGAACAAATGAAAAATGCAGGGATTTTAAATATCCCTAAGAAAGAATATGTAATAGAGTTTTTAAATGGAAAAAGCATAGATATTGATTTGATACAACTTGATGCTTTGATTGAAGCTGCTGTATTTGAATTAAATAAGAATAAAACTAAATAG